A genomic region of Oncorhynchus mykiss isolate Arlee chromosome 4, USDA_OmykA_1.1, whole genome shotgun sequence contains the following coding sequences:
- the LOC110522497 gene encoding synaptosomal-associated protein 25-A: MAEDLDMRNELSDMQQRADQLGDESLESTRRMLQLVEESKDAGIRTLVMLDEQGEQMERIEEGMDQINKDMKDAEKNLNDLGAFCGLCSCPCNKMKSGGSKAWGNNQDGVVASQPARVVDEREQMAISGGFIRRVTDDARENEMDENLEQVGGIIGNLRHMALDMGNEIDTQNRQIDRIMEKADSNKTRIDEANQRATKMLGSG, translated from the exons ATGGCTGAAGACTTGGACATGCGCAATGAGCTGTCGGATATGCAGCAACGCGCCGACCAGCTTGGAGATGAG TCACTGGAGAGCACTCGTCGTATGCTACAGCTGGTGGAAGAG AGTAAAGATGCTGGTATCAGGACCTTGGTTATGCTGGATGAGCAAGGAG AGCAAATGGAGCGCATCGAGGAGGGAATGGATCAAATCAATAAGGACATGAAGGATGCAGAAAAGAATTTGAACGATCTAGGAGCATTCTGTGGTCTTTGCTCCTGTCCTTGTAACAA GATGAAGAGTGGAGGCAGCAAGGCTTGGGGGAACAACCAGGATGGAGTGGTGGCCAGCCAGCCTGCCCGCGTGGTGGACGAACGCGAACAGATGGCCATCAGTGGAGGATTCATccgcag GGTAACGGATGATGCCAGGGAAAATGAGATGGATGAGAACCTGGAGCAGGTGGGAGGCATCATCGGTAACCTGCGCCACATGGCCCTGGATATGGGCAACGAGATCGACACCCAGAATCGCCAGATCGACAGGAtcatggagaag GCTGATTCCAACAAGACCAGGATTGATGAAGCCAACCAGCGGGCCACAAAGATGCTGGGCAGTGGCTAA